The Vidua macroura isolate BioBank_ID:100142 chromosome 29, ASM2450914v1, whole genome shotgun sequence genome segment CGTTCTCTGGAATTTCCTGGTTTTGGGAAAAAGGGCAAGGAGTCTGGAGTTGGATGAGGAAAATTTTATTGAGCACTgaaaggcaggagaggcagggacagTAATGGTGGGCAGGCCCCAGGCAGGCCAGGAgtcatgggctgcaggtgacCAGGGCAGCTTGTGCAGACCTCAGCTTCTCCATGCTGGGCTGAGGCGGCAGCGGGGCTATGGGGCAGTTGGTGGTGGCTCTAGCAGGGCCCGCAGGTGTCCCAGAGCTTCTTGCTGTAGCGGGGCCAGGCGCAAGGGCTGCAGGCGGGAGCAGCGTAGGCCCTGCCAAAGGTGCAGAGGCCCCCCGAGGCCTGGGTGGCGCCGGCGCCGTAGAGGccgcccagccccagggagccgCCAAAGGCCGGTGCTCCGGAGGAGCCCACCACGgcctgctgggggaaggagctgaggatggggccaGGGAAGGTGACCACCACGGGTGGTGGCTGGATGAAGGCAGAGGAGTCGGGGCACTGGCGGGCGCACAGCTCGTTGCAGCTCTCAGCGatgggctggggcacagccacGCTGGTTCTGGGCGGGCACAGGTCTGTGCTGGTCCTGGGGGGGCACAGGTCGTAGCAGGACATCTTGGCGTGGGATGCGAGGCAGCTCTGAAAGAGAGGGCAGccatggcaggagagcagcccagggcagcgccTGAGCCACAGGGGCCggacctggagcagggagccgCGAGCAGGAGCGCTCACACACTTACCCTTGTTCCcgaggaggagaaggtggccAGGGCAGTGTTTGGTCCAGTCTGGCCCTGACACGGCTTTTATAGCAGCCCTGgccttgctcagctccagcctggccaaTCTGCAGAGAGGACactcccttctgctgctgctgctgacaccagggctgtgcggcccctgcccctccctgagTCAGCATCCCCCAGGTGCcaccccagcacatcccaagATGCCCAAGTGATCTCGTCCCTCCTGTCACGTTAGAAACTTGATAGCCAGAATGGCACCCAGGAATGGACTCCACGAACACCTGTCAGGGCCTGAAGCATCTTGGGCAGGAGTGTCCAGAGCCTCCAACATGGAGGCAATCTGTTCATCGCAGGACGGTCCAGCAGAACCAGACCCCATCTGCCAGGCATCAGTGCCCAGGGGCTTCCACAAGGCTGGGAACAAAGACTTCTCCACTCAGGCCTGATCTCCGTAGGGCAAAGAGGAGTGATGTCCATCTGGCTCAGGCTGATTCGGGCCCCACCCCAGTCCATTGGACCATTAAAGGTGTTCCTGGAGCCCTTTCCTGGTTGCCATCCCAAATATCAAGTATGTGATGTGTCAGGAAGGACGAGATCGCTTGGGCAtcttgggatgtgctgggatggcACCTGGGGGATGCTGActcagggaggggcaggggccgcacagccctggtgtcagcagcagcagcagcagggagtgtcCCCTGTGCAGACtgtccaggctggagctgagcaaggcCAGGGCTGCTATAAAAGCTGTGTCAGGGCCAGACTGGACCAAGCACTGCCCTggccaccttctcctcctcgGGAACAAGGGTAAGTGTGTGAGCGCTCCTGCTCGcggctccctgctccaggcccgGCCCCTGTGGCTCAggcgctgccctgggctgctctcctgccatggCTGCCCTCTCTTTCAGAGCTGCCTCGCATCCCACGCCAAGATGTCCTGCTACGACCTGTGCCCCCCCAGGACCAGCACAGACCTGTGCCCGCCCAGAACCAGCgtggctgtgccccagcccatCGCTGAGAGCTGCAACGAGCTGTGCGCCCGCCAGTGCCCCGACTCCTCTGCCTTCATCCAGCCTCCACCCGTGGTGGTCACCTTCCCcggccccatcctcagctccttcccccagcaggcCGTGGTGGGCTCCTCCGGAGCACCGGCCTTTGGcggctccctggggctgggcggCCTCTACGGCGCCGGCGCCACCCAGGCCTCGGGGGGCCTCTGCACCTTTGGCAGGGCCTacgctgctcctgcctgcagcccttgcGCCTGGCCCCGCTACAGCAAGAAGCTCTGGGACACCTGTGGGCCCTGCTAGAGCCACCACCAACTGccccaaagccctgctgctgcctcagcccagCATGGAgaagctgagctctgcacaagCTGCCCTGGCCTCCTGCAGCCCGTGACACCCGGCCTGCCTGGGGCCTGCCCACATTTCCTGATTCTCCTGCCCTTCTTGGTTCAATAAAGTTTTCCTGCATCCAACTTCTGTCTCTTTGCCTCCTTTTCTGCAATCGTGAATACCCCTGGAGGTGGGGGAGATCCACAAGTGGGAGAGGAAATTGTGTTGCTGggtgtggcaggcacattcttctctctctcaggatttttcatggaggagcacagagagaagaaagagaaaacaatttctatttctgctccttgtttttcccatgtggaatgtgcttggagaaatGCTCACCTGGgttgattgcttgattggatcCTGgagaggattgtttgagcctgatggccaatccaatccacctgtgtctggactctcagagagggtcacgagttgtgagtggGTTAGATATGGgagttagaaaaagtaggtttgtagttttagtatctccattaaatagtttattaatgaattatagcatagttataataaagaaatcattcagccttctgaacaggagtcagacatcagcatttcttcccactgggttcacctgcattttccATAGCTGGGATGGCCACAGGCAATGGAAAatagaaggggaagggaaaggttaAACAGAAGTGGGGATGGGACATTGGCGGTTAAAGTGgagatgaaaatgaaatcaaaggGGAAGTGGAATGATACGAAGGAGAACTGTAGGAACCGGTGAGGTTAGGAAACGGAGAAGGCGAACgagaaggggaaggagactGGGAAGGATCTCTGAGCACTCTTCAGGAAGGGACACAGATCCCCCTGCTTGTCGGCCATGAGACCAGGAACTCTTCCAGACCTGCTGTTGTGTTGGTGGAGAGTGGGGTTggccacagagctgggagccaTCCGGGGACAGAGGCTACCAGAGCTCCAGGCCCTCTGTGCCACCATGGCTCTGCTAaaggagctggaacagaaaTCAGAGGGAGAATTCCCCCTCACTCTTCCCTGTACATTAAATTTCCTTGTCATCAACTACTTCTCCTTCACTTTCTACGtcttattctttcttctttttatttcttctactcCTTGATTCTTATATTCTCTTTcgtcttctctttctccttctctttcctcttgtCATCCTTCTTTGCATTCTCTTTCCTctacttttcctccttcttccacTTTTCCTTCTCATCATCCTGCATCTCCTTCCCCTCATCCTTCTCATGCTTCTCATGCTCCTcgtccttctccttctccttcttcttctctttctcctccatctcctccttctcctaAAGAAGCACCTTCTCAACATACTCTGTCTTCTCATTCTGTATCCTTTTTGGTTTCATGTTCTCCACATTACTGTCCTCTGTCTCATCCCTGATCCATTTTATCTTCCACATCCCCTTCCTTTTTCCATTGCCCCTCACCATCACGGTATCACCATTTCCCCTCCCACTCTTGGAATACCGTCCTTCTCTGGAATTTCCTGGTTTTGGGAAAAAGGGCAAGGAGTCTGGAGTTGGATGAGGAAAATTTTATTGAGCACTgaaaggcaggagaggcagggatAGTAATGGTGGGCAGGCCCCAGGCAGGCCAGGAgtcatgggctgcaggtgacCAGGGCAGCTTGTGCAGAGCTCAACTTCTCCATGctgggctgaggcagcagcagggctttggggCAGTTGGTGGTGGCTCTAGCAGGGCCCGCAGGTGTCCCAGAGCTTCTTGCTGTAGCGGGGCCAGGCGCAAGGGCTGCAGGCGGGAGCAGCGTAGGCCCTGCCAAAGGTGCAGAGGCCCCCCGAGGCCTGGGTGGCGCCGGTGCCGTAGAGGccgcccagccccagggagccgCCAAAGGCCGGTGCTCCGGAGGAGCCCACCACGgcctgctgggggaaggagctgaggatggggccaGGGAAGGTGACCACCACGGGTGGAGGCTGGATGAAGGCAGAGGAGTCGGGGCACTGGCGGGCGCACAGCTCGTTGCAGCTCTCAGCGatgggctggggcacagccacGCTGGTTCTGGGCGGGCACAGGTCTGTGCTGGTCCTGGGGGGGCACAGGTCATAGCAGGACATCTTGGCGTGGGATGCGAGGCAGCTCTGCAAGAGAGGGCAGccatggcaggagagcagcccagggcagcgccTGAGCCACAGGGGCCggacctggagcagggagccgCGAGCAGGAGCGCTCACACACTTACCCTTGTTCCcgaggaggagaaggtggctAGGGCAGTGCTTGGTGTAGTCTGGCCCTGACACGGCTTTTATAGCAGCCCTGGCATTGCTCAGCTCCAGTCTGGCCAATCTGCACAGGGgacactccctgctgctgctgctgctgctgacaccagggctgtgcagcccctgcccctccctgagTCAGCATCCCCCAGGTGCcaccccagcacatcccaagATGCCCAAGTGATCTCGTCCTTCCTGTCACGTTAGAAACTTGATAGCCAGAATGGCACCCAGGAATGGACTCCATGAACACCTGTCAGGGCCTGAAGCATCTTGGGCAGGAGTGTCCGGAGCCTCCAACATGGAGGCAATCTGTTCATCGCAGGACGGTCCAGCAGAACCAGACCCCATCTGCCAGGCATCAGTGCCCAGGGGCTTCCACAAGGCTGGGAACAAAGACTTCTCCACTCAGGCCTGATCTCCGTAGGGCAAAGAGGAGTGATGTCCATCTGGCTCAGGCTGATTCGGGCCCCACCCCAGTCCATTGGACCATTAAAGGTGTTCCTGGAGCCCTTTCCTGGTTGCCATCCCAAATATCAAGTATGTGACGTGTCAGGAAGGACGAGATCGCTTGGGCAtcttgggatgtgctgggatggcACCTGGGGGATGCTGActcagggaggggcaggggccgcacagccctggtgtcagcagcagcagcagcagggagtgtcCCCTGTGCAGACtgtccaggctggagctgagcaaggcCAGGGCTGCTATAAAAGCTGTGTCAGGGCCAGACTGGACCAAGCACTGCCCTggccaccttctcctcctcgGGAACAAGGGTAAGTGTGTGAGCGCTCCTGCTCGcggctccctgctccaggcccgGCCCCTGTGGCTCAggcgctgccctgggctgctctcctgccatggCTGCCCTCTCTTTCAGAGCTGCCTCGCATCCCACGCCAAGATGTCCTGCTACGACCTGTGCCCCCCCAGGACCAGCACAGACCTGTGCCCGCCCAGAACCAGCgtggctgtgccccagcccatCGCTGAGAGCTGCAACGAGCTGTGCGCCCGCCAGTGCCCCGACTCCTCTGCCTTCATCCAGCCTCCACCCGTGGTGGTCACCTTCCCcggccccatcctcagctccttcccccagcaggcCGTGGTGGGCTCCTCCGGAGCACCGGCCTTTGGcggctccctggggctgggcggCCTCTACGGCGCCGGCGCCACCCAGGCCTCGGGGGGCCTCTGCACCTTTGGCAGGGCCTacgctgctcctgcctgcagcccttgcGCCTGGCCCCGCTACAGCAAGAAGCTCTGGGACACCTGTGGGCCCTGCTAGAGCCACCACCAACTGccccaaagccctgctgctgcctcagcccagCATGGAgaagctgagctctgcacaagCTGCCCTGGCCTCCTGCAGCCCGTGACACCCGGCCTGCCTGGGGCCTGCCCACATTTCCTGATTCTCCTGCCCTTCTTGGTTCAATAAAGTTTTCCTGCATCCAACTTCTGTCTCTTTGCCTCCTTTTCTGCAATCGTGAATACCCCTGGAGGTGGGGGAGATCCACAAGTGGGAGAGGAAATTGTGTTGCTGggtgtggcaggcacattcttctctctctcaggatttttcatggaggagcacagagagaagaaagagaaaacaatttctatttctgctccttgtttttcccatgtggaatgtgcttggagaaatGCTCACCTGGgttgattgcttgattggatcCTGgagaggattgtttgagcctgatggccaatccaatccacctgtgtctggactctcagagagggtcacgagttgtgagtggGTTAGATATGGgagttagaaaaagtaggtttgtagttttagtatctccattaaatagtttattaatgaattatagcatagttataataaagaaatcattcagccttctgaacaggagtcagacatcagcatttcttcccactgggttcacctgcattttccATAGCTGGGATGGCCACAGGCAATGGAAAatagaaggggaagggaaaggttaAACAGAAGTGGGGATGGGACATTGGCGGTTAAAGTGgagatgaaaatgaaatcaaaggGGAAGTGGAATGATACGAAGGAGAACTGTAGGAACCGGTGAGGTTAGGAAACGGAGAAGGCGAACgagaaggggaaggagactGGGAAGGATCTCTGAGCACTCTTCAGGAAGGGACACAGATCCCCCTGCTTGTCGGCCATGAGACCAGGAACTCTTCCAGACCTGCTGTTGTGTTGGTGGAGAGTGGGGTTggccacagagctgggagccaTCCGGGGACAGAGGCTACCAGAGCTCCAGGCCCTCTGTGCCACCATGGCTCTGCTAaaggagctggaacagaaaTCAGAGGGAGAATTCCCCCTCACTCTTCCCTGTACATTAAATTTCCTTGTCATCAACTACTTCTCCTTCACTTTCTACGtcttattctttcttctttttatttcttctactcCTTGATTCTTATATTCTCTTTcgtcttctctttctccttctctttcctcttgtCATCCTTCTTTGCATTCTCTTTCCTctacttttcctccttcttccacTTTTCCTTCTCATCATCCTGCATCTCCTTCCCCTCATCCTTCTCATGCTTCTCATGCTCCTcgtccttctccttctccttcttcttctctttctcctccatctcctccttctcctaAAGAAGCACCTTCTCAACATACTCTGTCTTCTCATTCTGTATCCTTTTTGGTTTCATGTTCTCCACATTACTGTCCTCTGTCTCATCCCTGATCCATTTTATCTTCCACATCCCCTTCCTTTTTCCATTGCCCCTCACCATCACGGTATCACCATTTCCCCTCCCACTCTTGGAATACCGTCCTTCTCTGGAATTTCCTGGTTTTGGGAAAAAGGGCAAGGAGTCTGGAGTTGGATGAGGAAAATTTTATTGAGCACTgaaaggcaggagaggcagggatAGTAATGGTGGGCAGGCCCCAGGCAGGCCAGGAgtcatgggctgcaggtgacCAGGGCAGCTTGTGCAGAGCTCAACTTCTCCATGctgggctgaggcagcagcagggctttggggCAGTTGGTGGTGGCTCTAGCAGGGCCCGCAGGTGTCCCAGAGCTTCTTGCTGTAGCGGGGCCAGGCGCAAGGGCTGCAGGCGGGAGCAGCGTAGGCCCTGCCAAAGGTGCAGAGGCCCCCCGAGGCCTGGGTGGCGCCGGTGCCGTAGAGGccgcccagccccagggagccgCCAAAGGCCGGTGCTCCGGAGGAGCCCACCACGgcctgctgggggaaggagctgaggatggggccaGGGAAGGTGACCACCACGGGTGGAGGCTGGATGAAGGCAGAGGAGTCGGGGCACTGGCGGGCGCACAGCTCGTTGCAGCTCTCAGCGatgggctggggcacagccacGCTGGTTCTGGGCGGGCACAGGTCTGTGCTGGTCCTGGGGGGGCACAGGTCATAGCAGGACATCTTGGCGTGGGATGCGAGGCAGCTCTGCAAGAGAGGGCAGccatggcaggagagcagcccagggcagcgccTGAGCCACAGGGGCCggacctggagcagggagccgCGAGCAGGAGCGCTCACACACTTACCCTTGTTCCcgaggaggagaaggtggctAGGGCAGTGCTTGGTGTAGTCTGGCCCTGACACGGCTTTTATAGCAGCCCTGGCATTGCTCAGCTCCAGTCTGGCCAATCTGCACAGGGgacactccctgctgctgctgctgctgctgacaccagggctgtgcagcccctgcccctccctgagTCAGCATCCCCCAGGTGCcaccccagcacatcccaagATGCCCAAGTGATCTCGTCCTTCCTGTCACGTTAGAAACTTGATAGCCAGAATGGCACCCAGGAATGGACTCCATGAACACCTGTCAGGGCCTGAAGCATCTTGGGCAGGAGTGTCCGGAGCCTCCAACATGGAGGCAATCTGTTCATCGCAGGACGGTCCAGCAGAACCAGACCCCATCTGCCAGGCATCAGTGCCCAGGGGCTTCCACAAGGCTGGGAACAAAGACTTCTCCACTCAGGCCTGATCTCCGTAGGGCAAAGAGGAGTGATGTCCATCTGGCTCAGGCTGATTCGGGCCCCACCCCAGTCCATTGGACCATTAAAGGTGTTCCTGGAGCCCTTTCCTGGTTGCCATCCCAAATATCAAGTATGTGACGTGTCAGGAAGGACGAGATCGCTTGGGCAtcttgggatgtgctgggatggcACCTGGGGGATGCTGActcagggaggggcaggggccgcacagccctggtgtcagcagcagcagcagcagggagtgtcCCCTGTGCAGACtgtccaggctggagctgagcaaggcCAGGGCTGCTATAAAAGCCGTGTCAGGGCCAGACTGGACCAAGCACTGCCCTggccaccttctcctcctcgGGAACAAGGGTAAGTGTGTGAGCGCTCCTCCTCGcggctccctgctccaggcccgGCCCCTGTGGCTCAggcgctgccctgggctgctctcctgccatggCTGCCCTCTCTTTCAGAGCTGCCTCGCATCCCACGCCAAGATGTCCTGCTACGACCTGTGCCCCCCCAGGACCAGCACAGACCTGTGCCCGCCCAGAACCAGCgtggctgtgccccagcccatCGCTGAGAGCTGCAACGAGCTGTGCGCCCGCCAGTGCCCCGACTCCTCTGCCTTCATCCAGCCTCCACCTGTGGTGGTCACCTTCCCtggccccatcctcagctccttcccccagcaggcCGTGGTGGGCTCCTCCGGAGCACCGGCCTTTGGcggctccctggggctgggcggCCTCTACGGCGCCGGCGCCACCCAGGCCTCGGGGGGCCTCTGCACCTTTGGCAGGGCCTacgctgctcctgcctgcagcccttgcGCCTGGCCCCGCTACAGCAAGAAGCTCTGGGACACCTGCGGGCCCTGCTAGAGCCACCACCAACTGccccaaagccctgctgctgcctcagcccagCATGGAgaagctgagctctgcacaagCTGCCCTGGCCTCCTGCAGCCCGTGACACCCGGCCTGCCTTGGGCCTGCCCACATTTCCTGATTCTCCTGCCCTTCTTGGTTCAATAAAGTTTTCCTGCATCCAACTTCTGTCTCTTTGCCTCCTTTTCTGCAATCGTGAATACCCCTGGAGGTGGGGGAGATCCACAA includes the following:
- the LOC128820529 gene encoding scale keratin-like, with protein sequence MSCYDLCPPRTSTDLCPPRTSVAVPQPIAESCNELCARQCPDSSAFIQPPPVVVTFPGPILSSFPQQAVVGSSGAPAFGGSLGLGGLYGAGATQASGGLCTFGRAYAAPACSPCAWPRYSKKLWDTCGPC
- the LOC128820538 gene encoding scale keratin-like, with amino-acid sequence MSCYDLCPPRTSTDLCPPRTSVAVPQPIAESCNELCARQCPDSSAFIQPPPVVVTFPGPILSSFPQQAVVGSSGAPAFGGSLGLGGLYGAGATQASGGLCTFGRAYAAPACSPCAWPRYSKKLWDTCGPC
- the LOC128820536 gene encoding scale keratin-like — its product is MSCYDLCPPRTSTDLCPPRTSVAVPQPIAESCNELCARQCPDSSAFIQPPPVVVTFPGPILSSFPQQAVVGSSGAPAFGGSLGLGGLYGAGATQASGGLCTFGRAYAAPACSPCAWPRYSKKLWDTCGPC
- the LOC128820277 gene encoding scale keratin-like — encoded protein: MSCYDLCPPRTSTDLCPPRTSVAVPQPIAESCNELCARQCPDSSAFIQPPPVVVTFPGPILSSFPQQAVVGSSGAPAFGGSLGLGGLYGTGATQASGGLCTFGRAYAAPACSPCAWPRYSKKLWDTCGPC